A genomic window from Rhizobium sp. EC-SD404 includes:
- the pqqE gene encoding pyrroloquinoline quinone biosynthesis protein PqqE — protein MTATQTRERMTATTEAPRIPPPMALLAELTHRCPLACPYCSNPLELTGLREELTTEEWIRVFAEAATLGILHLHLSGGEPASRRDLVELTKAAVDLGLYTNLITSGVGLTEARVQQLSDAGLDHVQLSLQGANAAMADHVGGYRGGYERKMAVAGWVGQAGIPLTVNAVCHKQNMDQLDEMLDLAVQLGARRIEIATVQFHGWAERNRQALMPTQEQVVRTNATVAAARERLKGVLVIDYVPADHHSTYPKACMGGWGRIGLNVEPSGKVLPCHAASTIPSLRFDNVRERPLADIWYRGEAFNAFRGDAWMQEPCRSCERKHVDFGGCRCQAMALAGDATATDPVCIRSPLREILTAAAASDGAATPGDFVYRR, from the coding sequence ATGACAGCCACCCAGACTCGTGAACGGATGACCGCGACGACCGAAGCACCCCGCATTCCGCCGCCGATGGCGCTCCTGGCCGAACTGACGCATCGCTGCCCACTGGCCTGTCCCTATTGTTCCAATCCGCTCGAACTGACGGGCCTGCGCGAAGAATTGACGACCGAGGAATGGATCCGCGTTTTCGCAGAAGCCGCCACACTCGGCATCTTGCACCTGCATCTTTCAGGGGGCGAGCCCGCGTCGAGACGCGATCTCGTCGAACTGACCAAAGCGGCAGTCGATCTCGGCCTCTATACCAATCTCATCACCTCCGGCGTCGGCCTGACCGAAGCGCGGGTCCAGCAATTGTCGGACGCAGGTCTCGACCATGTGCAATTGTCGCTGCAGGGCGCCAACGCCGCCATGGCGGATCATGTCGGCGGTTACCGGGGCGGCTATGAGCGCAAGATGGCCGTTGCCGGCTGGGTCGGGCAGGCCGGCATTCCGCTCACCGTCAATGCGGTCTGCCATAAGCAGAACATGGACCAGCTCGACGAAATGCTGGATCTCGCGGTTCAACTGGGTGCCCGACGCATCGAGATCGCGACGGTGCAATTCCACGGCTGGGCCGAGCGCAACCGCCAAGCCCTGATGCCGACGCAGGAACAGGTGGTGCGCACCAACGCAACTGTTGCCGCCGCGCGCGAACGGTTGAAGGGCGTTCTCGTCATCGACTACGTCCCCGCCGATCACCATTCCACATACCCCAAGGCCTGCATGGGCGGCTGGGGCCGCATCGGCCTCAATGTCGAACCGTCCGGCAAGGTGCTCCCCTGCCATGCTGCATCCACCATCCCGTCGCTCCGCTTCGACAATGTGCGCGAACGTCCCTTGGCCGATATCTGGTATCGCGGAGAGGCCTTCAACGCATTTCGCGGCGACGCCTGGATGCAGGAGCCATGCCGCTCTTGCGAACGCAAGCACGTCGATTTCGGCGGCTGCCGATGCCAGGCGATGGCGCTCGCCGGCGATGCGACGGCAACCGACCCGGTCTGTATCCGCTCCCCCTTACGCGAAATTCTGACAGCGGCAGCCGCCAGCGACGGCGCCGCCACGCCCGGCGACTTCGTCTACCGACGATGA
- the pqqD gene encoding pyrroloquinoline quinone biosynthesis peptide chaperone PqqD, whose protein sequence is MNGEASAATIDGTTVARLARGVRLRDDAVRGQQVLLAPERAMALDDIAVKIVQALDGVRSIDAITDAFAAEFGAPRDQIVGDVTAFVQELSDRRMLEII, encoded by the coding sequence ATGAACGGCGAAGCATCCGCCGCCACGATCGACGGGACAACGGTCGCGCGACTGGCGCGCGGTGTCAGGCTGCGCGACGATGCGGTGCGTGGCCAGCAAGTGCTGCTCGCGCCGGAACGCGCCATGGCGCTGGACGACATCGCGGTGAAGATCGTCCAGGCGCTCGACGGAGTCCGGTCGATCGACGCCATCACCGATGCCTTTGCGGCTGAATTCGGCGCGCCGCGCGACCAGATCGTCGGAGACGTCACTGCCTTCGTGCAGGAACTCTCCGATCGGCGAATGCTGGAGATCATCTGA
- the pqqC gene encoding pyrroloquinoline-quinone synthase PqqC → MTAQSREAFEARLRVIGETRYHDKHPFHGLLHGGQCTMTQVRAWVINRYYYQSRIPMKDAAFLSRCTDPDLRRAWRSRIEDHDGGVAEGGGIRRWLKLAEAVGLDPDYVASTDGVLPATRFAVDAYVAFVRDKPMLEAVAASLTELFAPRIHSQRIAGLLEHYAFADDAALSYFRTRLNEAPKDVAFGLAYVLDHADTLEKQDAAAAALTFKTDVLWSQLDALHSAYVAPARIPPGGWDGETGVRESSEFQGAAQ, encoded by the coding sequence ATGACGGCTCAGTCGCGAGAAGCTTTCGAGGCGCGTCTTCGCGTCATCGGCGAGACCCGCTACCACGACAAGCATCCGTTTCATGGCCTTCTTCATGGCGGCCAATGCACGATGACGCAGGTGCGCGCCTGGGTGATCAACCGCTATTACTACCAGAGCCGCATTCCCATGAAGGATGCAGCCTTTCTCTCGCGCTGCACGGATCCCGATCTGCGCCGCGCGTGGCGCTCCCGCATCGAAGATCACGACGGCGGCGTAGCCGAAGGGGGAGGCATCCGGCGCTGGCTGAAACTCGCAGAAGCCGTTGGCCTCGATCCGGATTATGTCGCCTCGACCGATGGCGTGCTCCCCGCCACACGCTTCGCCGTCGACGCTTACGTCGCCTTCGTGCGCGACAAGCCGATGCTGGAAGCCGTCGCCGCATCGCTGACCGAGTTGTTCGCGCCGAGGATCCATAGCCAGCGGATCGCCGGCCTTCTCGAACACTACGCCTTCGCCGACGATGCGGCGCTTTCCTATTTTCGAACCCGTTTGAACGAGGCGCCCAAGGATGTCGCGTTCGGTCTCGCTTACGTGCTCGACCACGCCGATACGCTCGAAAAGCAGGATGCGGCCGCAGCGGCACTGACCTTCAAGACGGACGTCCTCTGGTCGCAGCTCGACGCGCTGCATTCGGCCTATGTCGCCCCGGCGCGCATCCCCCCCGGTGGTTGGGATGGGGAAACGGGCGTTCGGGAAAGCTCCGAATTTCAGGGAGCCGCCCAATGA
- the pqqB gene encoding pyrroloquinoline quinone biosynthesis protein PqqB, producing the protein MQETNNVRALVLGAAAGGGLPQWNCGCSNCREARDPNGALTPQTQSSLAVTANGRDWSLLNASPDIRSQIEANPALHPRSLRDTPIASVLVTNGDIDHIAGLLILREKQPFRLFTTAAIGDILAANPVFEVLDPNCVERITIALDQPFALVDGMEATLFAVPGKLPLFMEGENPDTALEGEQTVGVELTASGKRIYYIPGCGRLTDRLAARIRGADLVFFDGTVFHDDEMARAGTGLKTGRRMGHMPMSGEGGSIEALKDLAIGRTIYVHINNTNPVWQHGPERRAAEQAGHEIGHDGMEVQLT; encoded by the coding sequence TTGCAAGAAACCAACAATGTCCGTGCACTCGTTCTGGGAGCGGCAGCCGGCGGCGGCCTGCCGCAGTGGAACTGTGGCTGTTCGAACTGCCGTGAGGCACGCGACCCGAACGGCGCGCTCACACCGCAGACGCAATCGTCGCTGGCCGTAACCGCCAACGGGCGCGACTGGTCGCTTCTCAACGCCTCCCCCGACATCAGATCGCAGATCGAAGCCAATCCGGCGCTGCATCCCCGCTCGCTGAGAGACACGCCTATTGCAAGCGTGCTCGTCACGAATGGCGATATCGACCATATCGCCGGTCTTCTGATCCTGCGTGAAAAGCAGCCATTTCGGCTGTTCACCACGGCGGCCATCGGAGACATCCTGGCGGCAAACCCCGTGTTCGAGGTGCTCGACCCGAACTGCGTCGAGCGCATCACGATCGCCTTGGATCAGCCCTTCGCGTTGGTCGACGGCATGGAGGCGACGCTCTTTGCCGTCCCCGGCAAACTGCCTCTCTTCATGGAAGGCGAGAATCCGGACACGGCTCTCGAAGGCGAGCAGACCGTCGGAGTCGAACTGACGGCATCGGGCAAGCGGATCTACTACATCCCCGGCTGCGGTCGCCTGACCGACCGGTTGGCCGCGCGCATCAGAGGCGCGGATCTGGTCTTCTTCGATGGCACGGTCTTTCACGACGACGAGATGGCGCGCGCCGGCACCGGCCTCAAGACGGGCCGTCGCATGGGGCACATGCCGATGTCCGGCGAGGGTGGCAGCATCGAAGCCTTGAAGGACCTCGCCATCGGGCGCACCATCTATGTGCATATCAACAATACCAATCCCGTGTGGCAGCACGGCCCCGAACGACGCGCCGCCGAACAGGCGGGTCATGAAATCGGGCATGACGGGATGGAGGTTCAACTGACATGA
- the pqqA gene encoding pyrroloquinoline quinone precursor peptide PqqA: MTWRAPKFIEVSCGMEINRYAPADGDEPVLF; the protein is encoded by the coding sequence ATGACCTGGCGTGCACCGAAGTTTATCGAAGTCAGTTGCGGTATGGAAATCAACCGCTACGCACCGGCGGATGGTGACGAACCCGTCCTGTTCTAG
- a CDS encoding ABC transporter ATP-binding protein, producing the protein MSPRFSPMLSPSSSSCSQSNSSWYSLLNTISRAGGPSSFDVLIRSKSFRSADGSQSDIIADLAFSLAPATFTCMIGPSGCGKTTTLRILLGLETDYDGEIALPSSETRISAVFQEPRLLPWRTVDQNIRLAQAGGHGLDLEPLYQILGLEGLADRYPGELSLGMERRVALARAFAVMPDILLLDEPFVSLDEHTADRLRELLVDLARLHRVTVLMVTHNVREAVRLADRLLLMNGRPARIAAEIAVPLPPQERRGPTFDRVLSDLEDRYPEIIRA; encoded by the coding sequence ATGTCGCCGCGGTTCTCGCCTATGCTCTCGCCTTCATCATCGTCATGCTCGCAATCGAATTCATCGTGGTACAGCCTCTTGAACACCATCTCACGCGCTGGCGGCCCAAGCTCGTTTGACGTCCTGATCCGATCCAAGAGCTTCAGGTCGGCAGACGGCAGTCAGAGCGACATCATCGCCGACCTCGCCTTCAGTCTGGCGCCTGCGACATTCACATGCATGATCGGACCCTCCGGCTGCGGCAAGACCACCACGCTGCGAATCCTGCTCGGGCTCGAGACCGATTACGATGGCGAGATCGCGCTCCCCTCCAGCGAGACACGCATCTCCGCGGTCTTTCAGGAACCGCGCCTCCTACCTTGGCGCACGGTCGATCAGAATATCCGGCTCGCGCAGGCTGGCGGCCATGGCCTCGACCTCGAGCCGCTTTATCAGATCCTCGGTCTGGAAGGTCTTGCGGATCGCTATCCGGGAGAGTTGTCGCTTGGCATGGAACGCCGCGTGGCGCTGGCACGGGCCTTCGCGGTCATGCCGGACATCCTGCTGCTCGATGAGCCCTTCGTTTCCCTGGATGAACACACGGCAGATCGTCTGCGCGAACTGCTTGTCGATCTGGCGCGGCTTCATCGCGTCACGGTATTGATGGTCACGCACAATGTGCGCGAGGCGGTGCGGCTGGCGGATCGTCTCCTGTTGATGAACGGCCGTCCGGCTCGTATCGCCGCGGAGATTGCAGTGCCGCTTCCGCCGCAGGAACGCCGTGGCCCTACCTTCGATCGCGTTCTGTCGGATCTGGAAGATCGGTACCCCGAGATCATCCGCGCCTGA